A genome region from Nitrospira sp. includes the following:
- a CDS encoding HAD family hydrolase, with product MLSPRAASAPQSVDWSQIDDVLLDMDGTLLDRHFDNFFFEEELPRRYAVKQALTFEEARDRLMTMYRSVEGELAWTDLHYWSERVDLDVVAMHRELDHMIGFLPDAEEFLSSLRRMGKRVTILTNAHRAGVDVKTAKTGLDRQVDRIVDAFEVGWLKMRSEYWPTCRDLVGFDPARALYVDDDEQCLAAAEDFGIGRIFHRSRSSSQASAVPSARFSSIEHFHAILPG from the coding sequence ATGCTGTCACCACGCGCCGCGTCCGCCCCTCAGTCCGTCGATTGGAGTCAGATCGACGATGTGCTGCTCGACATGGATGGCACGTTACTCGACCGTCATTTCGACAACTTTTTTTTCGAGGAAGAACTGCCGAGACGGTATGCGGTGAAGCAGGCCCTGACGTTTGAGGAAGCCCGGGATCGGTTGATGACCATGTACCGTTCCGTGGAAGGGGAGTTGGCCTGGACGGATTTGCACTATTGGTCGGAACGGGTGGATCTCGATGTGGTGGCGATGCATCGCGAACTCGACCACATGATCGGGTTTCTGCCCGATGCCGAGGAATTTCTCTCGTCCCTGCGTCGAATGGGAAAGCGGGTGACGATCCTGACGAACGCGCATCGAGCCGGGGTGGATGTGAAAACGGCCAAGACGGGGTTGGATCGGCAGGTCGATCGTATCGTGGATGCCTTCGAGGTGGGCTGGCTCAAGATGCGATCGGAGTATTGGCCGACCTGCCGTGATCTGGTCGGCTTCGATCCGGCGCGGGCGTTATACGTCGATGACGATGAGCAATGTCTGGCTGCGGCCGAAGATTTCGGGATCGGTCGGATTTTTCACCGCTCGCGGTCGAGCTCTCAAGCTTCAGCCGTGCCTTCTGCGCGGTTTTCCTCCATCGAACATTTTCACGCCATCCTGCCGGGGTAA
- the der gene encoding ribosome biogenesis GTPase Der, with protein sequence MLPSRTMSRTKQTRGPVAPLFTLEGGRLPIIALIGRPNVGKSTLFNRILGTRAAIVDDVPGVTRDRNYADSTYRNRRFRLVDTGGLDPTASEGMLSLIRQQSQLAIAEADILVLVLDARAGLTPADEEVVQTLRGSDKPVYYVINKIDTPKADPLIADFYRLGQEQLYPLSAEHGIGVAELLDDLFSHMAEPLDEEAISETPRIAIVGRPNVGKSTLVNSVLGEARVVVSDVPGTTRDPVDSVATFKDRQYVLTDTAGIRRRGRVERGIEGYSVARSLRAIGRSDIAVLLLDAEEGVTEQDTKIAGLVLKQGRACILIVNKWDLKTDDVHAREAYKQDLDRRFPFLAWAPVLFISALEQDFLRGLFALIDQVYFSFCKRVPTGPLNQFFQGLLEEHPLPVRKGKPAKASKSAFMTQVATRPPAFALFVGHPDNMTPAYLRFLENQIRKEYHFSGTPVRLLTRKK encoded by the coding sequence ATGCTACCGTCGCGCACCATGTCACGCACCAAACAAACGCGCGGTCCTGTGGCCCCGCTGTTCACGCTTGAGGGCGGCCGGCTGCCCATTATCGCCCTCATCGGGCGGCCCAATGTCGGGAAATCCACGCTGTTTAACCGCATTCTTGGCACACGTGCGGCCATCGTCGACGATGTGCCGGGCGTAACGAGGGATCGGAACTACGCCGATTCGACCTATCGCAATCGCCGTTTTCGCCTCGTGGACACCGGTGGCCTCGACCCGACAGCGAGCGAAGGCATGTTGTCCCTGATCCGGCAACAATCCCAACTCGCCATCGCCGAAGCGGATATCCTGGTACTGGTTCTGGACGCCCGGGCAGGCCTGACGCCGGCCGATGAAGAGGTCGTGCAAACCCTGCGCGGCTCGGATAAACCCGTCTACTACGTGATCAACAAAATCGATACCCCGAAGGCCGATCCGCTCATCGCCGATTTTTATCGCCTCGGGCAGGAACAGCTCTACCCCCTGTCGGCCGAACACGGCATCGGTGTCGCCGAATTGCTGGACGACCTGTTCTCCCACATGGCCGAACCCCTCGACGAAGAGGCCATCAGCGAGACGCCGCGTATCGCCATCGTCGGACGGCCAAACGTCGGGAAATCTACCCTGGTCAATTCAGTGCTCGGGGAAGCGCGCGTCGTCGTGAGTGATGTGCCGGGCACAACCCGTGACCCGGTCGACTCGGTCGCCACGTTCAAGGATCGGCAGTATGTGCTGACCGATACGGCAGGAATACGCCGCCGGGGCCGTGTAGAACGGGGCATTGAAGGGTATAGCGTCGCCCGATCCTTACGCGCCATCGGCCGATCAGACATCGCCGTGCTGCTGCTGGATGCGGAAGAAGGCGTCACTGAGCAAGACACCAAAATTGCCGGCCTCGTTCTCAAGCAAGGACGCGCCTGCATCCTCATCGTCAACAAGTGGGATCTCAAAACCGACGACGTGCACGCACGCGAGGCCTACAAACAAGACCTTGACCGTCGCTTCCCGTTTCTCGCCTGGGCGCCCGTACTGTTCATTTCGGCACTGGAACAGGACTTTTTGCGCGGCTTGTTCGCCTTAATCGATCAAGTCTATTTCTCATTTTGTAAACGGGTCCCCACTGGACCCCTGAATCAATTCTTTCAGGGCTTGTTGGAGGAGCACCCGTTACCGGTTCGAAAAGGCAAGCCGGCCAAAGCGAGCAAATCGGCATTCATGACGCAAGTGGCGACACGCCCGCCGGCCTTTGCGCTCTTTGTGGGACATCCCGACAATATGACGCCGGCCTACCTCCGGTTTCTCGAAAACCAGATTCGGAAGGAATATCATTTCTCGGGCACACCCGTTCGACTGCTGACCAGGAAAAAATGA
- a CDS encoding RNA polymerase sigma factor, which produces MALRKKSRPDLHDGHAVSRSPSTSFDELYRDHVDVMYRFAYRLCGEAESAKDLVQETFLSAYRAYDRFRGDAQISTWLYAIASHACQRMRRKRKGEPERELSLTEFVPTSGGEFSLQVPMEGLSPQEALENKQLRQILDRAIAKLPRKYRMVLVLRDMEGLSAKEVGGILGLNERAIKSRLHRARLFVRRELSGKGLAGEFHPNVTTGHR; this is translated from the coding sequence ATGGCATTACGGAAGAAAAGTCGGCCGGATCTCCACGACGGCCATGCTGTTTCCCGCTCTCCATCCACTTCATTCGACGAACTGTATCGTGACCATGTCGACGTGATGTACCGGTTTGCCTATCGGTTATGCGGCGAAGCCGAGTCGGCGAAAGACCTGGTTCAGGAAACGTTTCTCAGCGCCTACCGTGCGTACGACCGTTTTCGTGGTGACGCACAAATCTCGACCTGGCTTTACGCCATCGCCTCCCATGCGTGCCAACGCATGCGGCGCAAACGCAAAGGCGAGCCGGAACGCGAGTTGTCGTTGACTGAATTCGTCCCGACGTCGGGAGGCGAGTTTTCCCTCCAAGTCCCGATGGAGGGCCTCAGCCCTCAAGAAGCGCTGGAAAATAAGCAACTTCGCCAGATCCTCGATCGCGCGATCGCCAAATTGCCGCGAAAGTATCGGATGGTGCTGGTGCTCCGCGACATGGAGGGCTTAAGCGCGAAAGAAGTGGGCGGCATTTTGGGGCTCAACGAACGGGCCATCAAATCGAGGCTGCATCGAGCCCGCCTCTTTGTTCGCAGGGAACTCAGCGGCAAAGGACTGGCCGGAGAATTTCATCCGAACGTTACCACCGGGCACCGATAG
- a CDS encoding anti-sigma factor, translating into MTDRAHTHPGTRKPAPHLGHGKRHCVKVLERLSAYLDDELSGDVCLEIRAHLGDCPNCEVFLDSLRQTVQLCRNRPSPPLSKNDRASLRRQILKAAATA; encoded by the coding sequence ATGACTGATCGCGCACATACACATCCAGGCACCCGCAAACCCGCCCCTCACCTGGGTCACGGAAAGCGACATTGCGTCAAAGTGCTTGAACGGCTATCTGCCTATCTGGACGACGAACTCTCCGGTGACGTGTGTCTGGAAATTCGCGCCCACCTCGGTGATTGCCCGAATTGTGAAGTATTTCTCGATTCCTTACGCCAAACCGTCCAGCTCTGCCGGAACCGCCCGTCTCCGCCACTCTCCAAGAATGATCGTGCGAGCCTCCGCCGCCAGATTTTGAAGGCTGCGGCAACGGCGTAA
- a CDS encoding cytochrome c produces the protein MSHHLLFALLLTIGGTGVLLAQPSDPLDLGQTIYRQHCMECHGSTGKGDGAKAPFLSPRPGNLISAATSAKTDRELLRTIAQGKPRTSMPAWQDVLPAEDQQAVLQYIRSLVRFTRPLTPPPPGP, from the coding sequence ATGTCCCATCACCTCCTTTTCGCGCTCCTCCTGACCATCGGAGGAACAGGCGTCCTGCTCGCCCAACCGTCCGACCCTCTCGACCTCGGGCAAACCATCTATCGCCAACATTGCATGGAGTGCCATGGCTCCACCGGCAAGGGCGACGGGGCCAAGGCCCCGTTTCTGTCCCCTCGACCGGGCAATCTCATCTCCGCCGCGACCTCTGCCAAAACGGATCGCGAGTTGCTTCGCACGATCGCCCAAGGAAAACCACGCACCTCCATGCCGGCCTGGCAGGACGTACTGCCGGCCGAGGATCAACAGGCCGTTCTCCAATACATCCGCTCCCTGGTTCGGTTTACCCGGCCGCTCACACCTCCTCCACCAGGTCCGTAA
- a CDS encoding PEGA domain-containing protein, with product MPVRSRTVHTGRGATVALVIASHLTLTGCSIFGGSSQQLTVISDPSGAQVLINGTAAGTTPLQYQVPRRGDLVVEVQKPGYKSQSRMTGRKLSSIGIVDVVGGAIFLLPLLGLIAPGAWEQDPSTFGITLEADTNPPAPTP from the coding sequence ATGCCCGTCAGATCTAGAACCGTTCACACCGGCCGGGGTGCCACTGTCGCTCTCGTAATCGCGTCGCATCTGACCCTCACCGGCTGCTCAATTTTCGGGGGCAGCTCACAACAGCTCACCGTCATCTCTGACCCATCGGGGGCGCAGGTTCTCATCAACGGCACCGCGGCCGGAACGACGCCGTTGCAGTATCAGGTCCCTCGACGAGGAGATCTCGTCGTCGAGGTACAGAAGCCTGGGTACAAGTCCCAATCCCGCATGACGGGCCGTAAACTCAGCAGCATAGGAATTGTCGATGTCGTCGGTGGAGCCATATTCCTTCTCCCCCTACTCGGCCTCATTGCACCGGGTGCGTGGGAACAAGACCCGTCGACATTCGGCATCACACTCGAAGCCGACACGAACCCTCCGGCCCCGACACCATAG
- a CDS encoding NAD(P)-dependent alcohol dehydrogenase, translating to MIDIQGYAALNATSPLAPFQFSRREVGRQDVLIKIQYCGICHSDVHQARDEWGGSLFPMVPGHEIVGTVEQVGASVTRFKIGHTVGVGCFVDSCRTCPACKKGLEQYCEGHLAFTYNGTERDGVTPTYGGYSTKIVVDQRYLVRIPKRLRPEEAAPLLCAGITTYSPLRHWKVGKKHRLAVVGLGGLGHMAVKIGTALGAHVTVLSHSDKKQADAKRLGAQAYYSTAKPETLTQLTKQFDFILDTVSAPHDLNAYLELLKTDGTMILVGAPDKPAQLGAFPLIMRRRRLVGSLIGGIKETQEMLDFCGKHKFGAEVEVIPIQQVNAAYDRLARGDVRYRFVIDMSSLK from the coding sequence ATGATCGATATACAAGGTTATGCCGCACTCAACGCAACATCCCCCCTCGCACCATTTCAATTTTCGCGCCGTGAAGTCGGACGCCAAGACGTGCTGATCAAGATTCAGTACTGCGGCATTTGCCATTCGGATGTGCACCAAGCACGGGATGAATGGGGCGGGTCGCTGTTCCCCATGGTGCCCGGACACGAAATCGTCGGCACGGTGGAACAGGTCGGCGCCTCCGTCACACGATTCAAAATCGGCCACACCGTGGGGGTGGGATGCTTCGTCGATTCTTGCCGGACATGCCCCGCCTGCAAGAAAGGCCTGGAGCAATATTGCGAAGGCCATCTTGCCTTCACCTACAACGGCACAGAGCGAGACGGCGTCACGCCCACCTACGGTGGATACTCGACCAAGATCGTCGTCGATCAACGCTATCTTGTGCGGATCCCCAAGCGATTGCGTCCCGAGGAAGCGGCGCCGCTCTTGTGTGCCGGCATCACCACCTATTCCCCGTTACGACACTGGAAGGTGGGGAAGAAACATCGGCTCGCGGTGGTCGGGCTGGGTGGCCTCGGACACATGGCCGTCAAGATCGGCACGGCCCTCGGCGCCCACGTGACCGTACTGAGCCATTCCGACAAGAAACAGGCCGATGCAAAGCGGCTGGGCGCACAGGCCTATTACTCCACCGCGAAACCGGAGACCCTGACCCAACTCACCAAACAGTTCGACTTCATCCTGGACACCGTCTCAGCACCCCATGATCTGAATGCCTATCTGGAATTGCTGAAAACCGATGGCACCATGATTCTGGTCGGCGCGCCTGATAAGCCTGCGCAGCTCGGCGCCTTTCCGTTGATCATGCGCCGGCGACGACTGGTCGGATCGTTGATCGGCGGGATCAAGGAGACACAGGAGATGCTCGACTTCTGCGGCAAACACAAATTCGGTGCCGAGGTGGAAGTCATTCCCATCCAACAGGTGAACGCCGCCTACGACCGTCTTGCCCGCGGCGACGTGCGCTACCGGTTCGTCATCGATATGAGCTCTCTGAAGTAA
- a CDS encoding multicopper oxidase domain-containing protein, whose protein sequence is MTVRPTRFRQSVIRTVLGLASVYGVAMQPIESAFAKVVEVSMTAVETKLVIDGEGHTYDAWTFNGQFPGPVIRVQEGDEVVFSLTNPDTNGRPHSMDFHAAETNFLEHYKEVRPGESLQYRFKAKWPGIFAYHCGASPMIQHIARGMMGAIIVDPKDPKALPKADREYVLVQSELFKDPDDVDAMFDRKYQYVVFNGSVFRYDPVHSKAGGAFLEAKPGERVRFYFVNAGPNNVSAVHPIAEIWDDVWESGNPANHTRGVQTQLIPPAGAAILDMVLDNNDGVYPIVTHSLTDALRGAIALLKVDKDAKPLPLMPFVAPAK, encoded by the coding sequence ATGACAGTACGTCCTACCCGCTTTCGCCAATCTGTGATCCGCACGGTCTTGGGGCTGGCCTCAGTGTACGGCGTGGCCATGCAGCCGATCGAATCCGCTTTCGCGAAAGTCGTCGAAGTGTCCATGACGGCCGTGGAAACCAAACTTGTGATAGACGGCGAGGGCCATACCTATGACGCCTGGACCTTTAATGGTCAGTTTCCGGGACCGGTGATTCGTGTGCAGGAAGGCGACGAGGTCGTCTTTTCATTGACGAATCCCGACACGAACGGTCGTCCCCATTCGATGGATTTTCACGCAGCGGAAACCAACTTTCTTGAGCATTACAAGGAAGTGCGTCCAGGCGAGTCGCTGCAATATCGTTTCAAAGCCAAATGGCCCGGCATCTTCGCCTATCACTGCGGTGCCTCTCCCATGATTCAGCATATTGCGCGCGGCATGATGGGCGCCATCATCGTCGATCCCAAGGATCCCAAGGCGCTGCCGAAAGCGGATCGCGAGTATGTGTTGGTGCAGAGCGAACTCTTCAAGGATCCTGACGATGTGGATGCGATGTTCGATCGGAAGTATCAGTACGTCGTGTTCAACGGTTCCGTCTTCCGCTACGATCCTGTGCACAGCAAAGCCGGAGGTGCGTTTCTGGAGGCCAAGCCGGGTGAGCGCGTTCGGTTCTATTTTGTGAATGCCGGGCCGAATAACGTGTCGGCGGTCCATCCGATCGCTGAAATTTGGGATGATGTGTGGGAGAGCGGCAATCCCGCGAATCATACGCGCGGTGTGCAGACACAGCTGATTCCGCCGGCGGGCGCGGCGATCCTCGATATGGTGCTGGACAACAATGACGGGGTCTACCCGATTGTCACCCACTCCTTGACCGACGCCCTTCGTGGTGCCATTGCCCTGTTGAAGGTGGACAAGGACGCGAAACCGCTTCCCCTCATGCCGTTTGTCGCGCCAGCCAAGTAA
- a CDS encoding M20/M25/M40 family metallo-hydrolase translates to MSDLQRQLDIYIKDARPRYEDMLGQAVEIPSISMDPQHAPDMHRMAELAAQYLRAAGAEAHIVETPGYPVVSGGWTVDPSYPTVTVYNHMDVQPAQEPEWKQAPFAFQNDNGIYRGRGATDDKGPALAALFGARYAIEQGVPINVRFLWELEEENGSPSFGAAIKNRAAIPRPDSVVISDTIWLSKNQPAMPYGLRGLLGARLVLRTGSKDAHSGVTGGAARNPLAELMDIVHSCVDAKTGKVKIPGFYDDVVEPTKAEIKSFLQSGFQVSKFKQAYGFKTLRTQDPAEVMRRIWAAPTFEVHGLVGGYHGPGVKTVVPGHGELKVSMRLVPNQTPEKAFALLKKYVAKLNPDVKVEREGMLQPFRGVFDGPYVEAVKRAVKAGFGKEPAFIREGGSIGAVVTMQKAWKVPILFLGLSLPEHGYHAPNEYFDWGQASGGMKAFAHYFVELAAKR, encoded by the coding sequence ATGAGCGATTTGCAGCGACAATTAGACATCTACATCAAGGACGCTCGCCCACGCTATGAAGACATGCTCGGGCAGGCCGTCGAAATTCCCTCCATCAGCATGGATCCTCAGCATGCGCCGGATATGCACCGAATGGCGGAATTGGCGGCGCAATATCTGCGGGCTGCCGGGGCGGAGGCACACATCGTTGAGACCCCTGGTTACCCGGTGGTGTCAGGCGGATGGACAGTCGATCCGAGTTACCCGACCGTGACGGTGTACAACCACATGGATGTTCAGCCGGCGCAAGAGCCGGAATGGAAGCAGGCGCCGTTCGCGTTTCAAAACGACAATGGGATCTACCGCGGGCGGGGGGCAACGGACGACAAGGGGCCGGCGTTGGCCGCCCTGTTCGGCGCGCGTTATGCGATTGAACAGGGCGTGCCGATCAATGTGCGGTTTCTATGGGAGCTGGAAGAAGAAAACGGCAGCCCCAGTTTTGGGGCGGCCATCAAGAATCGCGCGGCAATTCCACGGCCGGACTCGGTGGTGATTTCCGATACGATCTGGCTGTCGAAGAATCAGCCTGCGATGCCCTATGGATTGCGTGGTTTGCTCGGCGCGCGCCTCGTCCTGCGTACCGGCTCCAAGGATGCCCATTCGGGGGTGACGGGCGGTGCGGCGCGTAATCCACTGGCCGAGTTGATGGACATCGTCCACTCCTGTGTGGATGCCAAGACCGGTAAGGTGAAGATTCCGGGCTTCTACGATGATGTGGTCGAGCCGACCAAGGCAGAGATCAAGAGTTTCCTGCAGTCTGGATTTCAAGTGAGTAAGTTCAAGCAGGCCTATGGGTTCAAGACGCTTCGCACCCAGGATCCGGCAGAGGTCATGCGCCGTATTTGGGCTGCGCCGACGTTTGAGGTGCATGGACTCGTCGGCGGTTACCATGGGCCGGGGGTGAAAACGGTGGTGCCGGGCCATGGGGAGCTAAAGGTCAGTATGCGGCTCGTGCCGAATCAGACTCCGGAGAAGGCCTTTGCGTTGCTCAAGAAATATGTCGCCAAGTTGAATCCGGATGTGAAGGTCGAACGCGAAGGGATGTTGCAGCCGTTTCGCGGTGTGTTCGACGGGCCGTATGTGGAAGCGGTGAAGCGAGCCGTGAAGGCGGGATTCGGCAAAGAGCCGGCGTTTATCCGTGAAGGTGGCTCGATCGGTGCCGTGGTGACGATGCAGAAGGCCTGGAAGGTCCCGATACTGTTTCTGGGCCTGAGCCTGCCCGAGCACGGCTACCATGCGCCGAATGAGTATTTCGATTGGGGCCAGGCCTCAGGCGGCATGAAGGCGTTTGCGCATTACTTTGTGGAACTGGCTGCGAAGCGATAG
- a CDS encoding NAD(P)-dependent oxidoreductase: MVYPQEQPPRLAAPAHTRVGWIGTGVMGAPMCHHLQSAKYRLTLYTRNRSKALPILAKGATWTDSPRAVAEQTDVVITMVGLPRDVREVYFGEQGVLAGVRPGMVLIDMTTTEPSLAQEIALAAQSRGTFAVDAPVSGGDVGARNATLSIMVGGVTKAVQAVMPLLECLGKKIVHQGEAGTGQHTKLCNQIVIAGTMIGVCESLLYGYRAGLQLDRMLESIRGGAAACWTLENLAPRILARNFDPGFFVEHFIKDMGIALEEARRRQLTLPGLTLAHQLYEQVQALGHGRAGTHALMLALEALSPINPAKPSAAT, translated from the coding sequence ATGGTCTATCCTCAGGAACAGCCCCCACGCCTTGCCGCCCCCGCCCACACACGAGTGGGATGGATCGGCACCGGCGTGATGGGCGCACCCATGTGCCACCATCTGCAATCGGCCAAGTATCGCCTCACCCTCTACACCCGGAACCGCAGCAAAGCGTTACCGATTCTCGCCAAGGGCGCAACGTGGACAGATTCACCTCGCGCCGTGGCGGAGCAGACAGACGTGGTCATTACCATGGTGGGACTCCCCCGGGATGTGCGAGAAGTGTACTTCGGTGAGCAGGGGGTGCTCGCAGGCGTAAGGCCCGGGATGGTGCTCATCGATATGACCACCACGGAACCGTCTCTCGCGCAGGAGATCGCCCTGGCGGCTCAGTCACGCGGGACCTTCGCCGTGGACGCACCGGTCTCCGGAGGCGATGTCGGCGCGCGGAATGCGACGCTGTCCATCATGGTCGGAGGGGTCACCAAGGCTGTTCAGGCCGTCATGCCGCTACTGGAATGCCTCGGCAAGAAAATCGTGCACCAGGGCGAGGCGGGGACGGGACAACACACGAAGCTCTGCAATCAAATCGTGATCGCCGGCACCATGATCGGCGTCTGCGAGAGCCTGCTCTATGGGTACAGAGCCGGATTACAGCTGGATCGCATGTTGGAATCGATCCGCGGTGGTGCGGCCGCCTGTTGGACGCTGGAGAATCTGGCGCCACGTATTCTAGCCCGTAATTTCGACCCGGGGTTCTTCGTCGAACATTTCATCAAAGACATGGGCATTGCGCTGGAAGAGGCGCGACGGCGACAGCTCACCCTGCCGGGTCTGACCCTCGCACATCAGCTCTATGAACAGGTGCAAGCGCTCGGCCATGGCCGAGCAGGTACGCATGCGCTAATGTTGGCTTTGGAAGCACTTTCGCCTATCAATCCAGCCAAGCCTTCGGCTGCCACGTAA
- a CDS encoding outer membrane beta-barrel protein has product MTKLKKGRQRQQKGKRMVMRKCIWASAGLIGVFVWGLSVIGLAQQPRGTGYNPIEAQSTHESHAPHSNTVQESSLSSANGGEDSTSPGRRETLVLGASAQDRPWFLRRLLTAYQNEFNPPSQTGEAEPAPARRALPAPWDSPPFPGSEYQGSPLIGVPVNSKEYPLMKAMSDTSLGDLMRANRIKAYGWINGSYNWSTATNSNMPSSYWIVPNSVILNQAVFRLEREADTVQTDHVDVGFRLTGLYGSDYRYMTAGGIFSQQLLKRNQLYGFDPTEMYMDTYIPGIADGLIIRVGRWVATPDIEVQFAPDNYLATHSLQFTFDTYTQTGTLLTLALNKQWTIQGAIHSGTDMAPWYKGAVPTGMVGVRWVSEDNNDSAYIVLNNINTAKFQHFEENGQPAGHDNFNYVVGTWQHRFSQTVHSKLAGIFMWQRDAVLGGTPSIGPLQSFGGGGGRGALLPGTSLTYGILNYTMIQVAPRDFITVRNEWWRDERGMRSGFAGHYSSHTIGLAHQLNDVVMIRPEAGYYHNYTRPTFGLGTEKGMFMVGTDVTLRF; this is encoded by the coding sequence GTGACGAAACTGAAGAAGGGCCGACAGCGACAACAAAAGGGAAAAAGAATGGTGATGCGGAAGTGCATATGGGCTTCGGCAGGATTGATCGGTGTCTTCGTATGGGGATTGTCGGTCATTGGATTGGCGCAACAACCGAGGGGCACCGGGTACAACCCTATTGAGGCTCAATCGACTCACGAATCTCACGCCCCCCACTCGAACACCGTTCAGGAGTCGAGTTTGTCGTCGGCGAATGGTGGCGAGGATTCCACGTCACCGGGCAGACGCGAAACTCTCGTACTTGGAGCTTCCGCTCAAGATCGACCGTGGTTTCTCCGACGCCTGCTGACTGCCTACCAGAACGAATTCAATCCGCCGTCCCAAACCGGAGAGGCCGAGCCGGCTCCGGCTCGGCGTGCCTTGCCTGCTCCATGGGATTCGCCTCCGTTTCCCGGTTCGGAGTATCAAGGGTCTCCATTGATTGGTGTGCCTGTGAACAGCAAAGAGTATCCATTGATGAAAGCCATGAGCGACACGTCGTTGGGCGACCTCATGAGGGCCAACAGAATTAAGGCATACGGCTGGATCAATGGTTCCTACAATTGGAGCACGGCGACAAACTCTAATATGCCGAGCTCCTACTGGATTGTTCCGAATTCGGTCATCCTGAATCAGGCTGTGTTTCGGTTGGAACGGGAAGCAGACACGGTACAGACCGATCACGTCGACGTGGGGTTCCGTTTGACTGGGTTGTACGGGAGCGACTATCGGTACATGACCGCCGGAGGCATCTTCAGCCAGCAGCTTCTCAAGCGCAATCAGCTTTATGGATTCGATCCCACGGAAATGTATATGGATACCTATATACCGGGGATAGCCGATGGATTGATCATTCGAGTCGGACGATGGGTAGCAACGCCCGACATCGAAGTGCAGTTTGCGCCGGACAATTATCTCGCGACTCACTCGCTGCAGTTTACCTTCGACACCTATACGCAGACAGGGACACTGCTCACGCTGGCGCTCAACAAACAGTGGACGATCCAGGGCGCCATTCACTCGGGAACGGATATGGCTCCCTGGTATAAGGGCGCAGTGCCCACGGGAATGGTCGGCGTGCGGTGGGTTTCGGAAGATAACAATGACAGTGCCTATATTGTGCTCAACAACATCAACACCGCCAAGTTCCAACACTTTGAGGAGAATGGACAGCCGGCAGGCCACGACAACTTTAACTATGTGGTAGGCACCTGGCAACACCGCTTCAGCCAGACTGTTCATAGCAAACTCGCCGGAATTTTCATGTGGCAGCGCGATGCCGTGCTTGGAGGCACACCAAGTATCGGCCCATTGCAATCATTCGGCGGAGGGGGAGGGCGAGGGGCATTGCTTCCGGGCACGTCGCTGACCTACGGTATTCTTAACTATACAATGATTCAGGTGGCTCCCCGTGATTTCATCACGGTACGGAATGAATGGTGGCGGGATGAGCGTGGCATGCGGTCCGGGTTTGCCGGACACTACTCCTCACATACGATCGGACTTGCGCATCAGCTCAACGATGTCGTCATGATTCGCCCGGAAGCCGGTTATTATCATAATTACACCAGACCGACATTCGGACTTGGAACAGAGAAGGGTATGTTCATGGTAGGAACCGATGTCACCCTGCGGTTCTAA
- a CDS encoding winged helix-turn-helix domain-containing protein, with translation MAQASARNPDIILLDLGFPDMNGTAVIEHIRAWSNMPIIVLSARDQEQVKVQAFDLGADDYVTKPFGVDELLARMRVALRHANRPIGDAVEPVYTFGDVTVDLGRRQVLVSGTEIHFTPIEYKLLTTLVRYAGKVVTHRQLLKEVWGPLHIEEGHYLRVYMRQLRNKVEADPAQPRHLVTELGGGYRLRSE, from the coding sequence CTGGCGCAAGCCTCCGCTCGCAATCCGGACATCATCCTGCTCGATCTCGGCTTTCCCGATATGAACGGTACCGCGGTGATCGAGCACATTCGTGCCTGGTCGAACATGCCGATCATCGTCCTCTCCGCACGAGACCAAGAACAGGTCAAGGTGCAGGCCTTCGATCTTGGCGCCGATGATTACGTCACGAAACCGTTTGGCGTGGATGAATTGCTGGCCCGCATGCGCGTGGCGTTGCGGCATGCCAATCGTCCGATCGGTGATGCGGTCGAGCCGGTCTATACGTTCGGCGACGTGACCGTCGATCTAGGGCGAAGGCAAGTGTTGGTGTCAGGGACGGAGATCCACTTCACGCCGATTGAATACAAGTTGCTGACGACGCTCGTGCGGTATGCCGGGAAGGTGGTGACGCATCGCCAGTTGCTCAAAGAAGTGTGGGGGCCTCTCCATATAGAGGAGGGGCACTATTTGCGTGTGTATATGCGTCAATTGAGGAATAAGGTCGAGGCCGATCCCGCTCAGCCTCGTCATCTCGTGACGGAACTGGGGGGTGGCTATCGTCTCCGGTCGGAATGA